The Humulus lupulus chromosome 3, drHumLupu1.1, whole genome shotgun sequence genome window below encodes:
- the LOC133824314 gene encoding uncharacterized protein LOC133824314, with the protein MEINKSTKSLYVTKCIDKSCNWAVRAAKVTNSERFSIRTYCNTHTCSLISRKRKHRQASAAVVANVVRSSFDGQKETPKPKAIMTIMQNNHMPITYWKAWKGKKLANNLLRGSLELSFQNLPAYLYMVRKMNPGTITHLEVDEDSKFKYVFLAYGACIKGFRCMRKVIAVDGTWLKTKYKGVMLIATAQDGNFHQYPIAWAVVDSENDASWSWFLTKLQELIPDDSDLVFISDRNQSIINGVSKIYRKSQHGHCRWHLSQNIKAHVRVKGVIKLFEETANAYKVSDFNKLYDELKNRYPVAVKYLEESNLTLNKWARSHFTGCRYNIMTTNGAESINAALREPREYPIIALLEAMQAKVSEWFNNRRNIVASINTKCTPLTPKAENIIRKRFKKASEMNVKQLNRFEYEVIGKENDAIIDLGQRQCSCRVFDLDQLPCVHALASYEQAGIEVYDLCSNYYKLETWALAYVDTIYPVPQQEDWDINEVEVLPKVLPPNVPIKRGRAKLKRFPSVGEGKKWIKRCGLCGQPGHSKKTCPLRATTSKL; encoded by the coding sequence ATggaaattaataaatctaccaagtCATTATATGTGACAAAATGCATTGACAAGTCATGCAATTGGGCAGTGCGTGCAGCAAAAGTTACCAACTCAGAGCGTTTCTCAATACGAACTTATTGTAACACTCACACTTGTTCCCTTATTAGCCGAAAAAGAAAGCATCGTCAAGCAAGTGCTGCAGTAGTTGCTAATGTCGTGAGGTCAAGTTTCGATGGTCAAAAAGAGACACCGAAGCCAAAAGCAATAATGACGATTATGCAGAACAATCACATGCCAATAACATATTGGAAAGCTTGGAAGGGGAAAAAACTTGCAAACAACCTTCTTAGAGGTTCActtgaattaagttttcaaaatctTCCAGCTTACTTATACATGGTTCGAAAGATGAATCCAGGTACGATCACGCATTTGGAGGTGGATGAAGattctaaattcaaatatgttttcCTAGCATATGGAGCATGCATCAAAGGATTTCGTTGCATGAGAAAGGTTATTGCGGTGGATGGGACTTGGTTGAAGACCAAGTACAAAGGTGTAATGCTCATTGCAACAGCACAAGATGGTAATTTTCATCAATATCCTATTGCTTGGGCTGTGGTTGATTCAGAGAATGATGCTTCATGGTCATGGTTCCTTACAAAGTTACAAGAACTTATACCAGATGATAGTGATTTAGTCTTTATTTCAGATAGAAATCAAAGCATCATCAATGGGGTGTCAAAGATTTATAGGAAGTCACAACATGGGCATTGTAGGTGGCATCTGTCTCAGAATATTAAAGCACATGTCAGAGTTAAAGGTGTCATAAAATTATTCGAAGAAACTGCCAATGCCTATAAAGTTTCCGATTTCAACAAACTCTATGATGAATTGAAGAATAGATATCCCGTAGCAGTGAAGTATCTTGAAGAATCAAATCTCACACTTAATAAATGGGCGAGATCTCACTTTACAGGCTGTCGGTACAATATTATGACTACGAATGGTGCAGAATCTATTAATGCAGCACTGAGGGAACCTAGAGAGTACCCTATCATTGCGTTGTTGGAGGCTATGCAGGCAAAAGTCTCTGAGTGGTTCAACAATCGCCGCAATATTGTGGCATCTATCAATACAAAGTGTACACCTTTAACTCCAAAGGCAGAGAATATTATTCGAAAAAGATTCAAGAAAGCATCGGAAATGAATGTGAAACAACTTAACCGATTTGAGTATGAGGTTATAGGTAAAGAAAATGATGCCATAATTGATTTAGGTCAAAGACAATGCTCATGTCGTGTCTTTGACCTTGATCAACTTCCATGTGTGCATGCATTAGCATCATATGAGCAAGCTGGAATAGAAGTGTATGATTTGTGCTCTAATTATTATAAGTTGGAAACTTGGGCGTTGGCTTATGTTGATACCATTTATCCAGTCCCTCAACAAGAAGATTGGGATATCAATGAAGTTGAAGTATTGCCGAAGGTATTGCCTCCAAATGTCCCAATCAAGCGTGGTAGAGCAAAATTGAAAAGATTCCCATCAGTTGGTGAGGGAAAAAAATGGATAAAAAGGTGTGGTTTATGCGGGCAGCCTGGTCACTCCAAAAAAACATGCCCCTTACGAGCCACAACTTCTAAATTGTAA